The following proteins come from a genomic window of Candidatus Gorgyraea atricola:
- the pilM gene encoding pilus assembly protein PilM, whose amino-acid sequence MKDLLAQLKKESESILSDIGLKAKSGSIIGLDLGTSSFRAARIRQGVKEIPLKDTLIKEKSSLKDLVAQLNIGDDERVAINFSGEALTIKRVRIHSMPVEEIKEALKWELKEQIQADIDNSEIKFSIIGEKEAQDGSKKIDVIALVYNEKDAERKVKELKGLGLNVQSIIPTEFALASYINSQNLISPDETAAIVDIGSATTRISIVENKKLFFTRDVAIGGDTITDAMTGTLLSDKGKIELSKEEAEKIKREQGVSDDMRILSMMRPVLERFVTQIKRSFEYCEHQFGCATVKKIILAGGGAKLKGLKEYLSKEMGIEVTDALPEIAEAVGLAIVSSNELNMLPAKFKEEKGSALKNISLRMISIVAGFIFLLSYGFLSVKAVNLTKELQIYKAHLETVEDIRVIRDKMIVLGGAVNTISSSSIKTGKIMKELSNIVLSSMVLGNVVIRDKEPNIELSGVVVKGEELSEFMSSLEKSSMFEKVKLIFSERNQDYSKGALDFEITANLTRQ is encoded by the coding sequence ATGAAAGATCTTTTAGCACAACTTAAAAAAGAGAGCGAATCCATACTTTCAGACATAGGGCTAAAGGCAAAGTCTGGAAGTATCATTGGCCTGGATTTAGGCACAAGCTCTTTCAGGGCTGCGAGAATTAGGCAGGGCGTAAAAGAGATACCGCTTAAAGACACCTTAATAAAAGAAAAGTCCTCACTTAAGGATTTGGTTGCGCAGCTTAATATAGGTGATGATGAGAGGGTAGCTATAAATTTTAGCGGAGAGGCATTGACAATAAAACGAGTAAGAATACATTCTATGCCTGTCGAGGAAATAAAAGAGGCGCTAAAGTGGGAACTGAAAGAGCAGATCCAGGCAGATATTGATAACTCAGAGATAAAATTTAGTATCATAGGAGAAAAAGAGGCACAGGATGGCTCTAAGAAGATAGATGTAATTGCATTAGTATATAATGAAAAGGATGCTGAAAGAAAGGTTAAAGAATTAAAGGGCCTTGGCCTGAATGTACAGAGTATTATCCCTACTGAATTCGCGCTTGCCAGTTATATAAATTCTCAAAATTTAATATCTCCAGACGAAACTGCTGCTATCGTAGATATAGGAAGCGCTACTACAAGAATATCTATAGTTGAAAACAAAAAACTTTTTTTTACAAGAGACGTGGCAATAGGCGGCGATACCATTACTGATGCAATGACAGGCACGCTTCTTTCAGACAAAGGTAAGATAGAGCTTTCAAAAGAAGAGGCAGAGAAGATAAAGCGCGAGCAGGGCGTCTCAGATGATATGAGGATCTTGTCAATGATGAGGCCGGTTCTAGAGAGATTCGTTACTCAGATAAAGAGGTCTTTTGAATATTGCGAGCACCAGTTTGGATGCGCGACTGTCAAAAAGATCATACTTGCAGGAGGCGGCGCAAAGTTAAAAGGCCTTAAGGAATATCTATCCAAGGAAATGGGCATTGAGGTAACAGATGCGCTTCCTGAGATCGCAGAAGCAGTTGGCCTGGCTATAGTCAGCAGCAATGAATTAAACATGCTTCCAGCGAAATTCAAGGAAGAAAAAGGCAGTGCCTTAAAAAATATTTCTTTAAGGATGATCTCTATAGTGGCTGGATTTATATTTTTATTATCGTATGGATTTTTGTCAGTCAAGGCAGTTAATCTAACCAAAGAACTCCAGATATATAAAGCCCATTTAGAGACAGTCGAGGACATAAGAGTAATCAGGGATAAGATGATCGTTCTCGGCGGAGCAGTAAATACTATTTCCTCTAGCAGCATAAAAACAGGCAAGATAATGAAAGAATTAAGCAATATCGTGCTCTCTTCTATGGTGCTAGGCAATGTGGTTATAAGGGACAAAGAGCCAAATATAGAGTTATCAGGTGTTGTTGTAAAAGGAGAAGAGTTGAGCGAGTTTATGTCCAGTCTTGAGAAGTCTAGTATGTTTGAAAAGGTAAAATTGATATTCAGCGAGAGAAATCAGGATTATTCTAAAGGCGCATTGGATTTTGAGATCACAGCTAATCTGACGAGGCAGTAA